One window of the Benincasa hispida cultivar B227 chromosome 3, ASM972705v1, whole genome shotgun sequence genome contains the following:
- the LOC120073323 gene encoding probable zinc metalloprotease EGY1, chloroplastic isoform X2: MGTLTSCSFSFSAANFKLRSSFGSCTARDGMGFVGFRRLKRERLLVSYGDFGRFVCFSSDNEGHNEGDREDDLAKESNAVTATVSAEEVEERHGSEVDLDKTTPPSISSRSSNLSPIGPAYNNFQVDSFKLMELLGPEKVDPSDVKLIKDKLFGYSTFWVTKEEAFGDLGEGILFLGNLRGKREEVFSKLQSQLVEVTGDKYNLFMVGEPNSEGPDPRGGPRVSFGLLRKEVSEPGPTTLWQYVIALLLFLLTIGSSVELGIASQINRLPPEVVKYFTDPNAVEPPDMELLFPFVDSALPLAYGVLGVLLFHEVGHFLAAYPKKVKLSIPYFIPNITLGSFGAITQFKSILPDRSTQVDVSLAGPFAGAALSFSMFAVGLLLSSNPDAAGDLVQVPSMLFQGSLLLGLISRATLGYAAMHASTVAIHPLVIAGWCGLTTTAFNMLPVGCLDGGRAIQGAFGKGALVGFGLTTYTLLGLGVLGGPLSLPWGLYVLICQKLEHGEKLLSHWPCFLLC, translated from the exons ATGGGAACTCTTACGAGCTGTAGCTTTAGTTTCAGTGCCGCGAATTTTAAATTACGGTCGAGTTTTGGGAGCTGTACTGCGAGGGACGGAATGGGGTTCGTGGGGTTTAGGAGGTTGAAGAGGGAGAGGCTTTTGGTTTCTTATGGCGATTTTGGTAGGTTTGTGTGTTTTAGTTCAGATAATGAAGGTCACAACGAAGGAGACAGAGAGGATGATTTGGCCAAGGAGTCGAATGCGGTGACGGCGACGGTATCGGCTGAAGAGGTTGAAGAGAGGCATGGAAGCGAGGTCGATTTGGATAAGACGACCCCTCCATCAATTTCTTCAAGG TCGTCGAATTTGTCTCCAATTGGACCAGCTTACAACAACTTTCAGGTTGACTCTTTTAAACTGATGGAACTTCTTGGACCAGAGAAGGTCGATCCTTCTGATGTGAAACTTATAAAGGACAAGCTTTTTGGCTATTCCACCTTCTGGGTAACCAAAGAAGAAGCATTTGGAGATCTTGGGGAGGGCATTCTTTTCCTAGGGAATTTAAGAGGTAAAAGGGAAGAGGTATTCTCCAAACTCCAAAGCCAGCTGGTTGAAGTCACAGGTGACAAGTACAACCTTTTTATGGTGGGGGAACCAAATTCGGAAGGTCCAGATCCACGCGGTGGCCCACGTGTCAGTTTTGGTCTGCTGCGGAAAGAGGTCTCAGAACCCGGTCCAACAACACTTTGGCAATATGTTATTGCTTTGTTGTTATTCCTTTTAACCATTGGCTCCTCTGTGGAGCTAGGAATTGCATCTCAG atcaatcgtcttcctccggAGGTAGTGAAATACTTTACAGATCCCAATGCCGTTGAACCACCAGATATGGAGCTGCTATTTCCGTTCGTAGATTCTGCTCTGCCTCTAGCATATGGTGTGTTGGGAGTTTTGTTATTTCAT GAAGTTGGGCACTTTCTGGCAGCTTATCCGAAGAAAGTGAAACTCAGCATTCCTTACTTCATTCCTAACATAACTCTTGGCAGCTTTGGTGCAATCACTCAG TTCAAGTCGATTCTTCCTGATCGGAGTACCCAAGTTGACGTATCACTTGCAGGCCCTTTTGCTGGTGCAGCATTGTCGTTTTCCATGTTTGCTGTCGGTCTGCTGCTCTCATCAAATCCAGATGCAGCTGGAGACTTGGTGCAAGTCCCTAGCATGCTGTTTCAAGGTTCTCTGCTCCTTGGACTCATCAGTAGAGCCACTCTTGGTTATGC AGCTATGCATGCCTCAACTGTTGCAATTCATCCTCTAGTTATTGCTGGCTG GTGTGGTTTGACTACAACAGCCTTTAACATGCTTCCAGTTGGCTGCCTTGATGGTGGAAGAGCAATTCAG GGTGCTTTTGGAAAAGGTGCCTTAGTCGGGTTTGGTTTGACGACGTACACGCTGCTCGGGTTAGGAGTG CTTGGTGGACCGTTATCGCTTCCCTGGGGACTATATGTTCTCATATGCCAG AAGTTGGAACATGGAGAAAAGCTGCTGTCACATTGGCCGTGTTTCTTGTTGTGTTAA
- the LOC120073323 gene encoding probable zinc metalloprotease EGY1, chloroplastic isoform X1, with the protein MGTLTSCSFSFSAANFKLRSSFGSCTARDGMGFVGFRRLKRERLLVSYGDFGRFVCFSSDNEGHNEGDREDDLAKESNAVTATVSAEEVEERHGSEVDLDKTTPPSISSRSSNLSPIGPAYNNFQVDSFKLMELLGPEKVDPSDVKLIKDKLFGYSTFWVTKEEAFGDLGEGILFLGNLRGKREEVFSKLQSQLVEVTGDKYNLFMVGEPNSEGPDPRGGPRVSFGLLRKEVSEPGPTTLWQYVIALLLFLLTIGSSVELGIASQINRLPPEVVKYFTDPNAVEPPDMELLFPFVDSALPLAYGVLGVLLFHEVGHFLAAYPKKVKLSIPYFIPNITLGSFGAITQFKSILPDRSTQVDVSLAGPFAGAALSFSMFAVGLLLSSNPDAAGDLVQVPSMLFQGSLLLGLISRATLGYAAMHASTVAIHPLVIAGWCGLTTTAFNMLPVGCLDGGRAIQGAFGKGALVGFGLTTYTLLGLGVLGGPLSLPWGLYVLICQRSPEKPCLNDVTEVGTWRKAAVTLAVFLVVLTLLPVWDELAEELGIGLVTTF; encoded by the exons ATGGGAACTCTTACGAGCTGTAGCTTTAGTTTCAGTGCCGCGAATTTTAAATTACGGTCGAGTTTTGGGAGCTGTACTGCGAGGGACGGAATGGGGTTCGTGGGGTTTAGGAGGTTGAAGAGGGAGAGGCTTTTGGTTTCTTATGGCGATTTTGGTAGGTTTGTGTGTTTTAGTTCAGATAATGAAGGTCACAACGAAGGAGACAGAGAGGATGATTTGGCCAAGGAGTCGAATGCGGTGACGGCGACGGTATCGGCTGAAGAGGTTGAAGAGAGGCATGGAAGCGAGGTCGATTTGGATAAGACGACCCCTCCATCAATTTCTTCAAGG TCGTCGAATTTGTCTCCAATTGGACCAGCTTACAACAACTTTCAGGTTGACTCTTTTAAACTGATGGAACTTCTTGGACCAGAGAAGGTCGATCCTTCTGATGTGAAACTTATAAAGGACAAGCTTTTTGGCTATTCCACCTTCTGGGTAACCAAAGAAGAAGCATTTGGAGATCTTGGGGAGGGCATTCTTTTCCTAGGGAATTTAAGAGGTAAAAGGGAAGAGGTATTCTCCAAACTCCAAAGCCAGCTGGTTGAAGTCACAGGTGACAAGTACAACCTTTTTATGGTGGGGGAACCAAATTCGGAAGGTCCAGATCCACGCGGTGGCCCACGTGTCAGTTTTGGTCTGCTGCGGAAAGAGGTCTCAGAACCCGGTCCAACAACACTTTGGCAATATGTTATTGCTTTGTTGTTATTCCTTTTAACCATTGGCTCCTCTGTGGAGCTAGGAATTGCATCTCAG atcaatcgtcttcctccggAGGTAGTGAAATACTTTACAGATCCCAATGCCGTTGAACCACCAGATATGGAGCTGCTATTTCCGTTCGTAGATTCTGCTCTGCCTCTAGCATATGGTGTGTTGGGAGTTTTGTTATTTCAT GAAGTTGGGCACTTTCTGGCAGCTTATCCGAAGAAAGTGAAACTCAGCATTCCTTACTTCATTCCTAACATAACTCTTGGCAGCTTTGGTGCAATCACTCAG TTCAAGTCGATTCTTCCTGATCGGAGTACCCAAGTTGACGTATCACTTGCAGGCCCTTTTGCTGGTGCAGCATTGTCGTTTTCCATGTTTGCTGTCGGTCTGCTGCTCTCATCAAATCCAGATGCAGCTGGAGACTTGGTGCAAGTCCCTAGCATGCTGTTTCAAGGTTCTCTGCTCCTTGGACTCATCAGTAGAGCCACTCTTGGTTATGC AGCTATGCATGCCTCAACTGTTGCAATTCATCCTCTAGTTATTGCTGGCTG GTGTGGTTTGACTACAACAGCCTTTAACATGCTTCCAGTTGGCTGCCTTGATGGTGGAAGAGCAATTCAG GGTGCTTTTGGAAAAGGTGCCTTAGTCGGGTTTGGTTTGACGACGTACACGCTGCTCGGGTTAGGAGTG CTTGGTGGACCGTTATCGCTTCCCTGGGGACTATATGTTCTCATATGCCAG agGAGTCCTGAAAAGCCATGTTTGAATGATGTTACAGAAGTTGGAACATGGAGAAAAGCTGCTGTCACATTGGCCGTGTTTCTTGTTGTGTTAACGCTCCTTCCAGTTTGGGACGAGCTTGCAGAAGAGCTTGGTATAGGTCTTGTAACAACTTTTTGA